The window GCTGGCGCTCGCCGGCGTGGTGATCGCCTACGTGTTCTACATGCTCAAGCCGGGCATCCCTGCCGCGATCGCGCGCACGTTGTCGCCGATCGTGCGTCTCCTCGAGAACAAGTACTACATGGACTGGATCAACGAGAACCTGCTGGCGCCGGCCGCCCGTGGCCTGGGGCGCGGCCTGTGGAGGGGTGGCGACGTGGCCGTCATCGACGGTGCGATCAACGGCTCGGCGCGCCTGGTCGGCTGGATCGCCACGCTGACCAAGCCCTTCCAGTCCGGCTACATCTACCACTACGCACTGGTCATGATCATCGGCGTGTTCGCGCTGATGACCTGGTTCGTGTGGCTGGCCAAGTGAGCGAGGACGACTGACATGGGTCTGCTTTCGCTCGCCATCTGGATGCCGATCGTGTTCGGCGTTGTGCTGCTCGCCGCCGGGCGCGACGAGCACGCCGGCGTCGTCCGCTGGATCGCGCTGGTCGCCGCGGTGCTCAGCTTCGCCGTCACGCTGCCGCTCGTCACGGGCTTCGACACCGCGACCGCGTCGATGCAGTTCAGCGAGAACCTCGCCTGGATCGACCGCTTCAACGTGCGCTACCACCTGGGCGTCGACGGTATCTCGGTGTGGTTCGTGCTGCTCACGGCCTTCATCACGGTCATCGTCGTCATCGCCGCCTGGGAGGTGGTCACGGAGCGCGTCAACCAGTACATGGGCGCCTTCCTGATCCTGTCGGGCCTGATGGTCGGTGTGTTCTCGGCGCTCGACGGGCTGCTGTTCTACGTGTTCTTCGAGGCCACGCTGATCCCGATGTACATCATCATCGGCGTGTGGGGCGGCCCGCGGCGCGTCTATGCCGCGTTCAAGTTCTTCCTCTACACGCTGCTCGGCTCGCTGCTGATGCTGATCGCGCTGATCTACCTGTACTACAAGTCGGGCGGCAGCTTCGAGATCCTCGAGTGGCACACGCTGCCGCTGCCGATGACGGCGCAGACGCTGCTGTTCTTCGCCTTCTTCGCCGCCTTCGCGGTCAAGGTGCCGATGTGGCCGGTGCACACCTGGCTGCCCGACGCCCACGTCGAGGCACCGACCGGCGGCTCGGTGGTGCTGGCGGCCATCATGCTCAAGCTCGGCGCCTACGGCTTCCTGCGCTTCTCGATGCCGATCGCGCCGGACGCCAGCCACGAATGGGCCTTCTTCGTCATCGCGCTGTCGCTGATCGCCGTGCTGTACATCGGCCTGGTGGCGCTGGTGCAGCAGGACATGAAGAAGCTGGTGGCCTATTCGTCGATCGCCCACATGGGCTTCGTGACGTTGGGCTTCTTCATCTTCAACGAACTGGGCGTCTCGGGCGGCATCGTGCAGATGATCAGCCACGGCTTCGTCTCGGGGGCCATGTTCCTGTGCATCGGCGTGCTCTACGACCGCGTCCACTCGCGCGAGATCGCGTCCTACGGCGGGGTGGTCAACACGATGCCGAAGTTCACCGCGCTGGCGGTCTTCTTCGCCATGGCCAACTGCGGCCTGCCGGGCACCGCCGGCTTCGTCGGCGAGTGGATGGTGATCCTCGGCGCCGTGAAGTTCAACTTCTGGATCGGCCTGCTGGCAGCCACGACGCTGATCTTCGGTGCTGCCTACACGCTTTGGATGGTCAAGCGCGTCTACTTCGGCGCGGTGGCGAACGACCACGTGCGCGAACTGACCGACATCAACGGCCGCGAGTTCTTCATGTTGTCGCTGCTGGCCGCCGCGGTGCTGTGGATGGGCGTCTACCCGAAGCCCTTCACCGACGTGATGCAGGTCTCCGTGACCGAACTGCTGAAGCACGTGGCTGTCTCGAAGCTGAACTGATCGCCAGGCCACCTCTATGAACGACATGAACTGGCTCGCCATCTACCCCGAGATCGTGCTGCTCGCGATGACCTGCGTGATCGCGCTGGTCGATCTGTACTCGCGATCGCCCAAGCGCACCCTGACCTATGTGCTGTCACTGGCGACGCTGGTCGCCGTGGCGCTGATGCATCTCAGCTACTTCCGGGGCGGCTTCACGCTCTACGCGATGCAGGGCATGGTGGTGGCCGATCCGATGGGCCATCTGCTGGCCTTCTTCGCCACCGTCGCGACCTTCATCACGCTGGTCTACGCGCGCCCTTATGCCGCCGACCGCGAGCTGCTGAAGGGCGAACTGTTCACGCTGGCGCTGTTCTCGCTGCTCGGGATCTCGATCATGATCTCGGCCAACAACTTCCTGGTCATCTACCTGGGCCTGGAGCTGATGTCGCTGAGCCTGTACGCGCTGGTCGCGCTGCGCCGGGATCACGCGGTGTCCACCGAAGCGGCGATGAAGTATTTCGTGCTGGGCGCGCTCGCCAGCGGCTTCCTGCTGTACGGCCTGTCGATGATGTACGGCGCGACCGGTTCGCTCGACCTCGGCGAGGTGTTCAAGGCCATCGGCACCGGGCAGATCAACAAGCAGGTGCTGGTGTTCGGCGTGGTGTTCGTGGTCGCCGGCCTGGGCTTCAAGCTCGGCGTCGTGCCCTTCCACATGTGGGTGCCTGACGTCTATCAGGGTGCGCCCACGGCGATCACGCTGATGATCGCCGGCGCTCCCAAGCTGGCCGCCTTCGCGATCACGATCCGCCTGCTGGTCGAGGGCATGATCGGCCTCGCGCTCGACTGGCAGCAGATGCTCATCGTGCTGTCGGTCGCGTCGATGGTGATCGGCAATGTCGCCGCGATCGCGCAGAGCAACCTCAAGCGCATGCTGGCCTATTCGGCGATCGCCCAGCTCGGCTTCATGCTGCTGGGCCTGACGCCGACCGTGATCTCCGGCAACACCTTCTCGGCCGCCAACGGCTACAGCTCGGCGATGTTCTACCTGGTCACCTACCTGCTGACCACGTTGTGCACCTTCGGCGTGATCATGGTGTTGGCACGCCAGGGCTTCGAGGCCGAGGAGATCGATGACCTCCGTGGGCTCAACCAGCGCAACCCGCTGCTCGCAGCCATCATGGGCATCTGCATGTTCTCGCTGGCGGGCATCCCGCCGGCGGTGGGCTTCTATGCCAAGCTCGCGGTGCTGCAGGCGCTGGTGTCGACCAACGTCACCGGCTACATCGTGCTGGCTGTCGTGGCGGTGCTGTTGTCGCTGGTGGGCGCCTTCTATTACCTGCGCGTCGTCAAGACCATGTACTTCGACGAGCCGGCCGCCGGCCCGGCGCTCGTCGCAGGACCGACCGAGGTGCGCGTGCTGTTGTCGCTGAATGGCGCGGCGGTGCTGGTGTTCGGCCTGCTGCCCGGTGGTCTGATGGCGCTGTGCGCCGACGCCATCCGGCTCGCGCTGGCCACCTGAGGCCGGCATGACGACTTCGCCCGCCGTCTGGCTGGTGCTCGCCCTGGCGCTGCTGGCGGCCAATCTGCCGTTCGTCAATGAACGGTTGTTTGTCGTTGGCCCGCAACGGGCGCCAGCCAAGCCGCTCGGCTGGCGCCTGCTCGAACTGCTGAGCCTGGGCGCGCTCGTCGTGCTGCTCGGCATGGGACTCGAGGCCCGCATCGGTCAGCGCCATCCGCAGGGTTGGGAGTTCTATGCGGTGATGCTGTGCCTGTTCTTCACGTTCGCATTTCCCGGCTTCGTGTGGCGTTACCTTCGGCGCCATCCTCCTGGCTGAACCCGGATCGCGATGAGTGCCACACCCGACCGGATGTCCCCCGCCGACGACCGCCACCTGCGTGAGGACTGCGTCATCAGCACCCAGGTCTATCGCGGCCATTTTCTCGACGTGCGCCGCGACACGGTGCGCCTGCCGGACGGTGGCGAAGCGGCCCGCGAGTACATCGTCCACCCCGGGGCCGTGATGATCGTGCCGTTGCTCGACGACGGCCGCCTGGTCGTCGAGCGGCAGTTCCGCTATCCCTTGCACCGTGCCTTCATCGAGTTCCCGGCCGGCAAGCTGGACGCCTGCGAACCCGTGCTGCATTGCGCGGTGCGCGAGTTGGCCGAGGAGACCGGCTACCGGGCGCGCGAATGGGCGCGGGCCGGCCTGCTGCACAACGCCATCGCCTACTCCGACGAAGGCATCGAGGTCTGGTTCGCGCGTGGTCTGGTCGCCGGCGAGCGCCATCTCGACGCCGGCGAGTTCCTCGACGTCTCCACGGTCACGCTGGAGGAGCTCGAGGTGATGGCGGCGAGCGGCGAACTGACCGACGCGAAAACGCTGATCGGCATGCTATGGCTCACGCATTGGCGCGCCGGGCGCTGGGTTTTGCAATGGCAGCCCGCACCGACGGGCGTCGTTGGCGCATGATGTCGTCATGAAGGTTCTGAGTCTGCGCTGCTCGCACGGTCATGGCTTCGAGGGCTGGTTCGGCTCCGAAGACGATTACCGTTCACAGTGCGAGCGCGGGCTGGTCGAGTGCCCGCTCTGCGGCAGCGGCGAGATCAGCCGCCTGCCCAGCGCACCGCGTCTGAATCTCTCGCCGTCGCGTGCGGTCGAGGCGGCTTCCAGTGCGCCGACGCCCGAGCAGCAGAGCGTCGAGGCGCTCTGGCTGCGCGCGGTGCACCACGTGATGGCCCAGACGGAGGACGTCGGCGAGCGCTTCGCCGACGAGGCCCGCCGCATCCACTACGGCGAGACCGCGGAGCGCGGCATCCGTGGCCAGGCCAGCGCCGAGCAGACCCAGGCGCTGCGCGAGGAGGGCATCGAAGTGCATGCGCTGCCGGTGCCCAAGGCGCTCAAAGGCCCGCTTCAGTAGAGCCCCCGTCGCCCGCGGCGCGACTGGCGCCGCCTCGCTCAGAGCAGGCGGCCGGGGTTCATCAGCCCCTGAGGATCGAGGGCCTGCTTGATCGAGCGCATCAGTGCCAGTGCGACCGGCGACTCGTAGTGCTGCAGTTCCTCGCGCTTGAGCGCGCCGATGCCATGCTCGGCCGAGATCGAGCCGCCATGCGCCTGGACGGCGTCATAGACGATCCGGTTCACGGCCGGCTCGTGGCCGCGCAGGAATGCCGCCGCGTCGATCCCTTCCGGCGCCTGCACGTTGTAGTGCAGATTGCCGTCGCCGAGGTGGCCGAAGTTCACCAGCCGGGCGCCCGGCACGGCAGCCTGCAGCAAGGCGTCGGTGGTGACCACGAAGTCCGGGATGCGCGACACCGGCAGCGCAATGTCGTGCTTGATGTTCAGGCCTTCCTCGGCCTGGGCCAGCGGGATGCTCTCGCGCAGGTGCCACAGCTGCCTCGATTGCTGCACGCTCTCGGCCACCGCGGCATCGACGATCGTGCCCGCCTCGAGCGCGCTCTCGAGCAACCCTTCGAACAACCCGCGTGCATGTGCCTCGTCTTCGATGTCCGACTGCTCGAGCAGCACTGTCCACGGGCTGGGCGCCAGCGGTCGCGGCAGGGCGGGGAAGTGTTTCTCGACCAGCGACAGCGCAAAGCGCCCCATCACCTCGAAGCCGGTCAGCCCGGCGCCGAGCCGGGCCTGGGCCCGCTGCAGCAAGGCCACGGCGTCGGCCAGCGTGGCGCACGCGGCCAGCGCGGTGCAGCGTGCCGCAGGTTGCGGGTGCAGCTTCAGCGTCGCCGCGGTGATGACGCCCAGCGTGCCTTCGCTGCCGATGTACAGGTCGCGCAGGTCGTAGCCGGTGTTGTCCTTGCGCAGGCCACTCAGGCCGTCCCAGATCTCGCCGGCGGCGGTCACCACCTCGAGCCCCAGGCACAGTTCACGCGCATTGCCGTAGCGCAGCACCTGGGTGCCCCCGGCGTTGGTGGCCAGGTTGCCGCCGATCGTGCAGCTGCCCTCGGCCGCCAGGCTCAGCGGAAACAGCAGGCTCTGCGCGGCGGCAGCCTCCTGCACCGCTTGCAGCACGCAGCCGGCCTCGACCGTCATCGTCGAGTTGGCGGCGTCGATGGCGCGCACGCGGTTCAGGCGCGCCAGGCTCAGCAACACCTGGCGACCGCTACCGTCGGGCACGCCACCCCCGACCAGGCCGGTGTTGCCGCCCTGCGGGACCAGACTCGTGCCGTGCGCGACGCAAGCCCGCACCACCGCCGCGACTTCGGCCGCGCTGCCGGGCCGGACCACCGCCAGCGCCTTGCCGTGATAGCGCTTGCGCCAGTCGATCTCCCAGGCCGAGCGGTCGCCATCGGTCAGCACCTGCGCCGGCCCCAGCGCGGCGCGCAGCGCATCGAGCAGCGAAGCGCTCATGACGAGGCGCCGGCAGCGGCCTGCTTGAAGCGCCAGCGCACGTGCAGCGCGCAGGCGGCGAACAAGGTCAAGCACAGCACGATCTCCAGCCCCGCGAGCCAGGCGCTCAGGCCACGGTCGCCGCTGGCGCGCACCACGCCCTCGATGAAGTAGAGCCAAACCAGCAGGCTGACCCAGCGGTAGGTGTACATGCGCCGCTTCAGCAGGCCGGCCAGCGGCAGCGCGAGCGGCAGCACCTTGAATGCCAGCATGCCGCTGCCGGTCGGCGCCAGCCAGAGCTCCCACAACAGACCGAGCACGATCAGGCCGAGCAGGCTCCCCACCGCGACGGCCCGCGTGCCGTCCACCGCATTGCATCGAAACATGGCTGGCATCATATCGAGCATGACCGTTCCCGATCTCCTGAAGGCCGGCTGGCGCGAACGCATCGCGCTGCTGGCCGAGACGCTGCAGACCTGGCCCTGGCTCGACACGCTGAAGACCCTGCGCCAGCGCTTTCGCGAAGACCGCCTCGGGCTCACCGCCAGCAGTCTGACCTTCACCACCACGATCGCACTGGTGCCGCTGGCCACCGTGACGCTGGCGATCTTCAGCGCCTTCCCGATGTTCGGCCAGTTCCAGGGTGCCCTGGAAAAGTACTTCATCCAGTCGCTGGTGCCCGATGGCATCGCCAAGCCGGTGCTGGGCGCGCTGACGCAGTTCGCCGGCAAGGCGCACCGGCTGGGCACCGTCGGCCTGGTGGTGCTGGTGCTCACGGCGCTGGCGCTGATGCTCACGATCGATCGCACGCTCAACGCGATCTGGCGTGTGCGCAAGCCGCGGCCGATCGCGCAGCGCGTGCTGGTCTACTGGGCCGCCGCCACGCTCGGTCCGCTGCTGCTGGGCGTGAGCCTGACGCTCACCTCCTATGCGATCTCGGCTTCGCGCGGCGTGGTCGGCGCCATGCCGGGCAGCCTGAGCGTGTTGCTCAATGCACTGGAGTTCGGCCTGCTGGCTGCGGCGATGGCCGGGCTGTTCCACTACGTGCCCAACACCGAGGTGCGCTGGCGCCACGCCCTGGCGGGCGGGCTGTTCGTGTCGGCCGGTTTCGAGCTGGCCAAGAAGGGCCTGGCCTGGTACCTGGCCCAGGTGCCGACCTACTCGACGATCTACGGCGCTTTCGCCACCGTGCCCATCTTCCTGATCTGGCTCTACCTCGGCTGGGTGATCGTTCTACTCGGCGCGGTGATCGCCGCCTACGCGCCGAGCCTGTCGATGCACATCGTGCGGCAGCCCAACACCCCGGGCTACCGCTTCCAGGCCGCCGTCCAACTGCTGCGCGAGCTGGCCGCGGCGCGCGCCCGCGGTGAACGCGGCCTGGGGCTCGTCGGCCTGGCGTCCACGCTGCGCACCGATCCGCTGCAGATCGAGCCCTCGCTGGAGCGGCTGGTCGAGCTCGACTGGGTCGGTCGCCTCGACGAGGCCGGCGAGAAGCGCTATGTGCTGCTCTGCGACCCGAACACGACGCCGGCTCAGCCGCTGCTCGCCGCGCTGCTGCTCGACCCCAGCCCCGGTTTGCGGGGGTTCTGGCAGCGCGCGCGCTTCGGCGAGATGACGCTGCAGGAGCTGATCTGATCCCGGGTCGGGCAACCGCGATCCCGTCAGACGGTCACGCTCCTAGTTCCTTCTGTGGCCCTCGCCGGGGATTCTGGGTATATTGAATTCAACGGCATCTCGAAGGAGCCCATCATGAAAGTCAGCGACATCCTGCGCGTCAAGGGGGGCACCCTGTTCACCGTCACGCCCTCCCAGCCCCTGGCCGAGGCGTTGCGCACCATGGCAGAGCGCGACATCGGCTCGCTGGTCGTGATGGAGCACGGTGATGTGGTGGGCCTGCTGACCTTCCGCGAGGTCATCCAGGCTATCGTCGGCAATGGTGGCAATGTGGGCGACACCATCGTGCGCACGGTCATGGAAGACCACCCGATGACCTGCACCCCCGACACCGAGATCGACGAAGTGCGCCGCATGATGCTCGGCCGCCATGCCCGTTACATGCCGGTGCTGACCCAGCGCACCCTGATGGGCGTGATCTCGTTCTACGACGTCGCCAAGGCGGTGGTCGACGGGCAGGATTTCGAGAACCGCATGCTCAAGGCCTACATCCGCGACTGGCCGGTCGAGGAAGACTCCGCCCCGGCGCCCCAGCAGTAGCGCCGCAGTCGCAACCGCGGCGTTACAGGGTCCCCACCCGGACGTGAGGCATTTGGCAGGGACCCCGCTGCAGGGGTATCGGGGTGTTACCACTTCAGCCGCGCTTCATCTGAAACGCCGATGCTCTCCGCATGGGATGCGGGAGAGCCATCATGAAGCTTCGATTTCGGCGGTTGGGTCGCGGTGTCGCGTCGCTGGGCCTGGCTGCGGTGGTGTGCAGCAGCGCGGCCGTGGAGACGGCGCCCGGCGAGGACTCGGCCCCGAACGCACCGTGGACCGTGCAGCCGGCATCGCCGTCCTGGCCGTCGAGAGCGCAATCCGAACTGCGCGACGCGACGCGGCAGGATGCTGCCTTCAAATTCAGCATCGTCGAACTGCCGCGCTATGACGTGCCCGGTGCCGGCCGCCCGCGCCGCGCTCACCACGCACTGAGCATGAGTTCCGAGACGCCGCAGCGCATGCTGCGCTCCATCGGCGTCGAGGCCACCGACTGCGCCACACGCCTTCGGCTGCCGACCCGGCTGCGCCAGGACCGCGATGGCTCCAGCGTCGAGATGCGCGCCCACCTCGGGCTGGCCTGCCGATTCTGAGCGTCCGAGCGGCGGGGCCGGGCCGGGCATGGGGGTGACGGCACGGGCCGCTGTCACAATGCGGCTTGAGTTCCGCATTCGCCCCGAATCATGTCCGGCAGCACCCTCGGCCACTTGTTTTGCGTCACCAACTTCGGTGAATCCCACGGACCCGCCATCGGTTGCGTGATCGACGGCTGTCCGCCCGGCATGAGCCTGAGCGAGGCCGACATCCAGCCCGAGCTGGACCGCCGCCGTCCCGGCACCTCGCGCCACGTGACCCAGCGCAATGAGCCCGACGCGGTGGAGATCCTGTCCGGCGTCCACGAGGGCCGCACCACCGGCACACCGATCTGCCTGCTGATCCGCAACACCGACCAGCGCAGCAAGGACTACGGCAACATCGTCCAGACCTTCCGCCCCGGCCACGCCGACTACACCTACTGGCACAAGTACGGCCTGCGCGACCCGCGCGGCGGTGGTCGCAGCTCGGCGCGCCTCACCGCGCCGATGGTCGGTGCCGGCGCGGTGGCGAAGAAGTGGCTCAAGGAACACCACGGCATCGCCTTTCGCGGCGGCATGGCGGCGCTGGGCGAGATCGACATCGCCTTCGAGGGCTGGCAGCATGTGCCGGACAACCCCTTCTTCGCGCCCAACGCCAGCCAGATCGGCCAGCTCGAGGACTTCATGGACGCCTTGCGCAAGGAGGGCGATTCGGTCGGCGCGCGCATCGTTGTCGAGGCCACCGGCGTGCCGGTCGGCTGGGGCGAGCCGCTGTTCGACAAGCTCGACGCCGACATCGCCCACGTGATGATGGGGCTCAATGCCGTCAAGGGCGTCGAGATCGGTGCGGGCTTCGCGAGCGTCGCGCACCGCGGCTCGATGCACGGCGACGAACTCACGCCCCAGGGCTTTCGCAGCAACCACGCCGGCGGTGTGCTCGGCGGCATCAGCACCGGGCAGGATATCCGCGTATCGATCGCGATCAAGCCCACCAGCTCGATCCGCACGCCACGCCAGTCGATCGACCTGCAGGGCCAGCCGGCGACGGTCGAGACCTTCGGCCGCCACGACCCCTGCGTCGGCATCCGCGCCACGCCGATCGCCGAGGCGCTGCTGGCGCTGGTGCTGATGGACCATGCACTGCGCCACCGCGCGCAGTGCGGCGACGTGCGCCTGCCGGTGGCGCCGATCGCGGCGCACCTGCCGGACGCCTGACGGGGAGCCCCGATGCGCCACGCCCTTCGATCGTTCGTCGCGCTGTGCGGCCTGGCGGTGGCCGCTGCGGCCTGGGGGCAGGATTCGCCGCAGCGCGTCGAACTCAAGCGCAGCGACCTGAGCGGCGCGCCCGGCATGGAGGTGGTCTCCTCGATCGCCGAATACAAGCCTGGCGACACGCTGGAGGCGCACTTCCACCACGGGGTCGAGGCGGCCTACGTGGTGCAGGGTGCCACGGTCCAACTGCCCGGCAAGGAGCCGATGGCGCTGCCGACAGGCATCGCGATCCACAACCTGCGCGACGTGCGGCACGGCGGCTTCAAGGTGATCGGCGACACCTCGCTGAAGGTGTTCACGGTGCACGTGGTCGACAAGGGCAAGCCGCTCTACGATCTGGCGAAATAGCCGGGCCACCGCCACCGCCGCGGCGGCGCGATCAGAGCGTGAGCCGCCAGCCGTCGACGAGGGCCGCAGGTGCCGTGATCGAGGCGAGCTGCCGCGACTGGTAGGTGCTGCTGTCGGGCATCCGCTCGCAACGGTCGCCCAGGCCCACCAGGCCATCGCCGAACAGGCGCAGGAAGCTGTCGTCGAAGCGCATCACCTCCAGCGGCGCGGCCAGTTCGCCGCCCTCGACCCAGAAGCAGGCGAAGCGTGTCATGCCGGTCATGCGGCAGGCCTGGCGGTCGCTGTAGTTCAGGTACCAGAGGTTGCTCACGCAGAGGCCCGAGCCTAGCGTCTCGAGCAGTCGCCCATGCGGCAGTGCACCGGGCGCCAGCGCCAGCGCCTCCGGCGTCTCGGCCGCATTCGCGCCGTTGGCCGGCAGGCCGTACTCGCGGGCCGAGCGGGGCGCGTTCAGCGTGTCGACGGCGCGGCCGTCGCTGACCAGCAGGACCTCGGCCGGGCGCACGAAGCCGTCGGCCGTGAAGGCCGGCGTGAAACCGTGGCCGGGCGCCTCGCTCAGGCGCACCGACGGGTGCAGGCGGGCGTCGCCGTGCGCCAGCTTCGCCAGCGAGGACACGCCGGTGCGCCGGGCCTTCAGGCCGAAGCCACTCCAGCCCAGCGTGGCCAGCAGTTCGTTCATCGCCGCCGGGCTGAACAGCGCGCGGTAGGCACCGGGCGGCAGCGCGCGCGCCGGCTGGCGCAGCAGCGCGAGCTGGGCTGCCGCTTCGCGAAGGCGTGCCGCGAACTCGGACAGCGACCACGCCGTGCCGCCGTACTGCGTTTTCACCGCCTTGTCGGCAGCGTGGACCAGGCACCACTCGAAGTCAAAGCTTTCCACGCGGCGCCAGTGGCGTGCACCCAGGCTGTCGGCGTAGGCGCGCACCACCGGGCCGCCGGCATAGAAGCCGACGAAGTCCAGGCCGTCGGCGTGCTCGCGCACGGCGTCGATCACGGCCGCGGGCGACGGCAGCGCACCGCGGTCGTCGCGGTCGCTGCTGTGCGCTTCCTCCGGCAGCAGCAGCCAGGGGTCGTCGGGGATCAGCGAGAGATCGTGGATCAGAAGCGTGCGCTCGGCGAGCAGGCGTTGCGTGTCGAGCGCCAGGTCGCCGGTGAGGGTGAGGCTGCTCTCGGTGTGGCGCCGGCCGCGCACCACGGCCAGCGTCGCCTGTGCCTGCAGCACATGGGTGGCCTGGCGCAGCGCCGCGCGGTTGAAGCGCAGGAAGTCGCTGGCCTCGGCGTTCAGTGCCAGACTGACGCGGTCCACGCCATCGGCGCGGCACACGCTGTCGGCCAGCGCGTCGAAGTGAGGGCGCTCGGTCAGCCCGCTCATCCGTCGACCCCGCCGAACACGTCGACGCCGGTGAACAGGCAGGCCGGAGAGGCGTGCCCGACCCGGATCACCTGCGAGGGCTCGCCCTTGCCGCAGAAGGGCGTGCCCATCACCTCGCAGGTCGACGCATCGCCCACCCCGGCCAGCGAGCGCCAGAAGGTCGCGCTCACGCCGCGGTAGTTCGGGTTGCGCACCACCTCGGCCAGCCGGCCGTGGCGGATCATGCGGCCGTACTCGCAGCCGAACTGGAACTTGTTGCGCGAGTCGTCGATGCTCCACGAGCAGTTGGTGTGCATCACCACGCCGTGGTCGACCGCGGCGATCAGTTCGTCGAGCGTGCTGTGCCCGGGTTCGACGTTGAGATTGCTCATGCGGTCGATCGGCGCGCGGTTCCAGCTGCAGGCCCGCGTGGTGGCCACGCCGCCCACGTCGTGGCCGGCGGCCCGGGCGCGCGCCTGCGACAGGCTGCCGCCCAGCGGGTGCAGCAGCACGCCGCGCTCGATCAGCATGCGGCGCTCGGCCGGCGTGCCGTCGTCGTCGAAAGCGAAGCCGGCGAATTCGTGCGCACGTGACGGATCGAAGCTCACGTTCAGCAGCTCGCTGCCGTAGCGGTAGTGGCCGAACAGGTCGAGCGTGACGAAGCTCGTGCCGGCGAAGTTGCGCTCGTCGCCGAGGATGCGGTCCAGCTCCAGCGGATGGCCGATGCTCTCGTGGATCTGCAGCATCATCTGGTCCGGCATCAGCAGCAGGTCCATGCGGCCGCTCGGGCAGTGGGGTGCGGCCACGAGCTCCAGCGCCTCGCGCGCGACGCGCGGGCCGTCCTGCTCGAAGCGGGCGCGGTCCAGCACTTCCAGCCCGCCCTGCTGGCAGTAGCCGTTGTACTGTCCGGCGCTGGACCGCACCTGCGTCACGCCGCCGTCGACCGCCGTCACCTGGATGGCCGGCGTGAGGTAGGCGAAGCGCTGCTCGATGTGGGCGCCGTCGCTGCTCAGGAAAAGTTGATCGGTCTCGACGCTCCACAGGCTGGTCTGCGCGTCGACGATGCGCTCGTCGATCCGGCAGGCCGCGTTCACGCGCATCAGCAGCTCGAGCTTGTCGCCCAGCGTCAGGGTGTGGTGCGGTCGCTCGACGCGGCTGGCGTATTGGCCGCTGTCGCGCGGGCGCGGCAGCTCCGCGGGCGTGAACACCGTCTTGCCGGCGCCGGCCCGGGCCAGCGCGTGGGCGCGCAGCAGGGCGGTACGCAAGCCGGCTCCGGACGTGTCGGCGGTGGCCGCATGGCCCACGCCACCGTCGACGACGGTGAGCATCACACCCTCGTCACGCACTCGCTTCGGCGTTTCGGCAA is drawn from Methylibium petroleiphilum PM1 and contains these coding sequences:
- a CDS encoding DUF1178 family protein — translated: MKVLSLRCSHGHGFEGWFGSEDDYRSQCERGLVECPLCGSGEISRLPSAPRLNLSPSRAVEAASSAPTPEQQSVEALWLRAVHHVMAQTEDVGERFADEARRIHYGETAERGIRGQASAEQTQALREEGIEVHALPVPKALKGPLQ
- a CDS encoding NADH-quinone oxidoreductase subunit M; amino-acid sequence: MGLLSLAIWMPIVFGVVLLAAGRDEHAGVVRWIALVAAVLSFAVTLPLVTGFDTATASMQFSENLAWIDRFNVRYHLGVDGISVWFVLLTAFITVIVVIAAWEVVTERVNQYMGAFLILSGLMVGVFSALDGLLFYVFFEATLIPMYIIIGVWGGPRRVYAAFKFFLYTLLGSLLMLIALIYLYYKSGGSFEILEWHTLPLPMTAQTLLFFAFFAAFAVKVPMWPVHTWLPDAHVEAPTGGSVVLAAIMLKLGAYGFLRFSMPIAPDASHEWAFFVIALSLIAVLYIGLVALVQQDMKKLVAYSSIAHMGFVTLGFFIFNELGVSGGIVQMISHGFVSGAMFLCIGVLYDRVHSREIASYGGVVNTMPKFTALAVFFAMANCGLPGTAGFVGEWMVILGAVKFNFWIGLLAATTLIFGAAYTLWMVKRVYFGAVANDHVRELTDINGREFFMLSLLAAAVLWMGVYPKPFTDVMQVSVTELLKHVAVSKLN
- a CDS encoding DUF2818 family protein, which codes for MTTSPAVWLVLALALLAANLPFVNERLFVVGPQRAPAKPLGWRLLELLSLGALVVLLGMGLEARIGQRHPQGWEFYAVMLCLFFTFAFPGFVWRYLRRHPPG
- the nuoN gene encoding NADH-quinone oxidoreductase subunit NuoN, which produces MNDMNWLAIYPEIVLLAMTCVIALVDLYSRSPKRTLTYVLSLATLVAVALMHLSYFRGGFTLYAMQGMVVADPMGHLLAFFATVATFITLVYARPYAADRELLKGELFTLALFSLLGISIMISANNFLVIYLGLELMSLSLYALVALRRDHAVSTEAAMKYFVLGALASGFLLYGLSMMYGATGSLDLGEVFKAIGTGQINKQVLVFGVVFVVAGLGFKLGVVPFHMWVPDVYQGAPTAITLMIAGAPKLAAFAITIRLLVEGMIGLALDWQQMLIVLSVASMVIGNVAAIAQSNLKRMLAYSAIAQLGFMLLGLTPTVISGNTFSAANGYSSAMFYLVTYLLTTLCTFGVIMVLARQGFEAEEIDDLRGLNQRNPLLAAIMGICMFSLAGIPPAVGFYAKLAVLQALVSTNVTGYIVLAVVAVLLSLVGAFYYLRVVKTMYFDEPAAGPALVAGPTEVRVLLSLNGAAVLVFGLLPGGLMALCADAIRLALAT
- a CDS encoding FAD-binding oxidoreductase, whose amino-acid sequence is MSASLLDALRAALGPAQVLTDGDRSAWEIDWRKRYHGKALAVVRPGSAAEVAAVVRACVAHGTSLVPQGGNTGLVGGGVPDGSGRQVLLSLARLNRVRAIDAANSTMTVEAGCVLQAVQEAAAAQSLLFPLSLAAEGSCTIGGNLATNAGGTQVLRYGNARELCLGLEVVTAAGEIWDGLSGLRKDNTGYDLRDLYIGSEGTLGVITAATLKLHPQPAARCTALAACATLADAVALLQRAQARLGAGLTGFEVMGRFALSLVEKHFPALPRPLAPSPWTVLLEQSDIEDEAHARGLFEGLLESALEAGTIVDAAVAESVQQSRQLWHLRESIPLAQAEEGLNIKHDIALPVSRIPDFVVTTDALLQAAVPGARLVNFGHLGDGNLHYNVQAPEGIDAAAFLRGHEPAVNRIVYDAVQAHGGSISAEHGIGALKREELQHYESPVALALMRSIKQALDPQGLMNPGRLL
- a CDS encoding DUF2069 domain-containing protein; protein product: MFRCNAVDGTRAVAVGSLLGLIVLGLLWELWLAPTGSGMLAFKVLPLALPLAGLLKRRMYTYRWVSLLVWLYFIEGVVRASGDRGLSAWLAGLEIVLCLTLFAACALHVRWRFKQAAAGASS
- a CDS encoding NUDIX domain-containing protein, with the protein product MSATPDRMSPADDRHLREDCVISTQVYRGHFLDVRRDTVRLPDGGEAAREYIVHPGAVMIVPLLDDGRLVVERQFRYPLHRAFIEFPAGKLDACEPVLHCAVRELAEETGYRAREWARAGLLHNAIAYSDEGIEVWFARGLVAGERHLDAGEFLDVSTVTLEELEVMAASGELTDAKTLIGMLWLTHWRAGRWVLQWQPAPTGVVGA